GTCTGAAGGTGGTCCTTCCTCCGCTTATTATGAGAATAATGGTAACGGCAACTTTAATAATACTTCTACCTCGGGCTTTGCCAATGATATAAGGGCGAGCTACGGTAATGCTATCGGGGATATCCAGAATGACGGGCTAGCTGATATTGCAGTGATCAATATAGATGATCAACCCATAAGTCTTTGGGAGAACCAATCATCGACAGAGAATAACTGGATTAAAATAAAACTTCAGGGAACAGAGAGTAATCGCATGGGGATCGGCTCTTTTATAAAAATTGGGTTTGGCGGGGAAGTTGAATACAGGTATACCCTTTGCGGGGAAGGTTTTATCAGCCAGAACAGCTTTTACGAATTTGTTGGAATCGGAATGGCCGAGAGCATCGAATTTATAGAAGTGATCTGGACAAGCGGTATCAAAGACCGCTTTGAAAATATTACGCCCAATCAAATGATTACTCTGGTTGAGAATACCAATCCCGTTGAGAATAACGACCTCAATGGAGTTGGTGAATCAAGAGCAGAAGAATTCGCACACTTATCGGTTGCCAGACAATGGAATGAAGCGCTACTCGATGCAATAAGGAATGACTTTGCAAGGCCACCGGTCCATGCCAGAAATTTATATCACAGCGCAATAGCCATGTACGATTCCTGGGCGGTTTTTGACAATGCAGCAGAAACGGTTTTTCTCGGTAAAACCAAAAACGGGTTTTCATGCAATTTTGATGGGATTGAAACACCTGCAGATACGGATGCTGCTCGCCAAATAACAATGAGTTACGCCCTCTACAGCTTACTCTCTCATAGATTCTCAAATTCACCCGGGGCCACATTTGCACTTCAACGTTTTGAAGAACTCTTTTCACTACTTGGGTTTGACAGTTCCTTTGTAAGTACGGATTACAGTACAGGATCGTATGCGGCACTGGGAAATTATCTGGGGGCAAAGCTGATAGAATTTGGTGTAAACGACGGTGCAAACGAAAATGATGACTATGGAAACCAATATTATCAGCCGGTAAACGAACCCCTCGCTCTAGACAGATATGAAGAATCCTATGATCTGGCAGATCCCAATCGGTGGCAACCTCTGGCATTTGAGAGTTTTGTTGATCAGAGCGGAAATCCCATCGCTGGCAGTGTTCCTGAATTTCTTAATCCCGAATGGGGACAGGTAGTGCCATTTGCCTTAAAACCTTCTGATCTTGAAGTGCTGAATAACGGTTTTGACAGTTATGTCTACAATAATCCGGGGCCACCGGTAAATATTCAAAATTCGGATCAGGATGGGATACAGGATCCTTATAAATGGCATTTTGCCCTTGTTGCCTCCTGGTCTTCCCACTTGGATCCCTCAGATCCAACCTTTATTGATATCTCCCCGGGCAGCATTGGAAACGTCGATATGTCTTTCTTCCCTGCTTCATTTGAGGACTATCAGACCTTTTACGATTTTACAGAAGGAGGAGACATGGGTACAGGCCATCCCCTTAATCCGTTTACGGGTCAGCCTTACGAGCAACAGTTAGTAAAAAGGGCCGATTATGCCAGGGTTCTGGCAGAATTTTGGGCAGACGGTCCTGATTCTGAGACCCCTCCCGGCCATTGGTTTACAATATTGAACTATGTGAATGATCATCCCGAAAACTCTAAACGAATTGCGGGTTCAGGTGAAGAAGTAGACGATTTAGAATGGGACGTAAAAGCGTATCTGGCCCTGGGCGGTGCCATGCACGATGCGGCAATAAATACCTGGGGAATAAAAGGATACTATGACTATATCCGGCCTATTTCTGCAATCCGCTATATGGCTTCCAAAGGACAGAGTACAGACAGTACCTTGCCCAGTTTCCATCCGCATGGCTTACCCCTTATCCCCGGGAGAATAGAATTGATCGAAAATGGAGATCCCCTGGCGGGTTCTGGAGGAGAAAATATTGGTAAAATCAAAATTTATGCCTGGAAAGGCCCTGACTTTATCACGGATCCCACTACGGATATCGCAGGAGTAGACTGGATTCTGGGAATTCAATGGTGGCCGTATCAGCGCCCCACCTTTGTAACCCCTCCTTTTGCAGGGTACGTGTCGGGACATTCTACTTTCTCTCGGGCTGCTGCCGAGGTTTTAACAAGATTTACGGGGGATCCTTATTTTCCTGGAGGCTTGGGCGTGTTTGATATTGAACAAAATAATTTTCTGGTTTTTGAACAGGGGCCAAGTGAAAATTTCAGCTTGCAATGGGCCACCTACAGGGATGCGTCCGATCAAACCAGTTTGTCAAGAATATGGGGTGGTATACACCCACCTATTGATGATATTCCCGGTCGGATTATCGGTGATAAGATCGGGAATGAAGCTTTTGCGCTTGCTGCTGAATATTTCAACGGAAAGGTTTCCATTGCCTCAGACAATTTTTTTGTCAAAACCAATGGAGAAAGCTGTTTTGAACAAAATGACGGTAGCGTCACCGTGAATGCCGTGGATTATTACAACTACGAATTGGAGATCAATGGACAAGTCTACAATTTTACCAGGGAAATAGTGGTGGAAAATTTGGCTCCGGGAACCTACAACCTTTGCCTTAGTGTAAAAGACTATGCCGATTTTGAACAGTGTTACGATGTGATTATTCAGGAAGTTTTACCGATGGAGGCGTCATCTAAAATTGAATCTGACGGCCTATCCCAAAAGGCGACCATAGAAGTGAATAAAGGCACGCCACCGTATGAATTGAGAATCAATGGGGAAAGAAAAGGCAGTTACGACAGTAAAATAATCGTTACAGCCGTAGAGCCCGGAGATTTACTCACATTAACTTCCGCCCTGCCATGTGAGGGCGAGTATTCAGAACTTGTGGGTCCTGCAAATCAGCTGGCTTACCCCAACCCCACTTCGGATATCTTGACAATTCCGTCACGTACAGATAAAAGCATTATTGAAGTTTATACTCAATCCGGGCAGCTAGTTAGAGCTTTTGCAGGCAATGAAAAGATATCGCTAGCTTCATTGAGTAAAGGTATTTACCTGGTGGTGCTAAAAAATGAAAAGAACACGAGTTCTATAAAAGTTATAGTGGCAGACTAAGTGTGAGACTGTTTTCTTTTATTGTGGTTTAAACCTATAGTATTCGTTATCATCTTTTTAATAGACCTGTTTACTCCCGGTGACAAAGAGTTCAAATATTTATCCTGTGCTAATAAGAGAATTTCATTGGTAAGCTCAGGATGTTTTTTTGCCATTTTAATGATAAACTTAAAAGCAGTATATCTGATCGATGGTTTTTTTTCAACATCCTCCCATAGTGAAACACTGAGATCAAATAAATGTCCTTCCTGTTCCTCATTCAAATTCATTTCAAGGAGGATCTTCAGCAATTCTCTCTGGTGTCCGTCTGTTTTGTTGCCAATAGCTTTAATTAGTTTAGGAATGTGATTCTTTATTCTGATATCATTTTTCGAGATATAACTCCAAAGTACCCAGGCCGCTCTCCATGAATAAGGTTGCTTATTCTGTATCGCGAGTTCTACAGCCTCATCAAAATATTCGGGATGATTATTTAAAAAGACAATCATCTCTTTTTTATGTGAATGAAGTAACTTTTGCTCTAAAAGTGTCTCGGTAGACATCATCGAAGAGGGTTTAGTAATTGTCAAAATAGAAGATGATCAAGTCCTGCTTAATTCTTATTTCTTTCATCTTTTATAAATACCCGTGAGTGAGGGAGACTTTCCGGATAATTTTCTTGTAAAAAAGTAATCAGCTTTTCTCTTACAAGTACCCTGAGGTCCCATGCCGTAGGAGAATCTTTTGCGCTCATCAATGCCCTTATCTCTACATGCGTCCCCGTTGCGTTGGTCACCTGTATATTCTGAGCCTTTCCATCCCAGAGATCTGTGCTGTCCAATATGCGTTTGAGCTCTTCCCGCAACTCATCGAAGGGGACTTTGTAGTCTGTATAAAGGAATACGGTACCCAGAATATCAGCAGTAGTTTTAGTCCAGTTCTGGAAAGGTTTTTCAATAAAATAAGTAGTGGGAAGTACCAAACGCCTTTTATCCCAGATGGCAACTACCACATAGGTTAGGGTGATCTGTTCTATCCTCCCCCATTCACCTTCCACCACCACTACATCATCAATTTTGATAGGTTGGGCGATCGCGATTTGTATTCCGGCCAGGATGGCGCCGATCATTTTTTGGGCGGAAAAACCTATGATGATACCGGCTACACCGGCAGAAGCAAAAATACTGATCCCAATCTCGCGGATTTCCTCAAAACTCATCAGGGCTATGCCCAGGGCCATGATGGTTACAATGAAAATAAATATGCGTTCCAGAATGGTAAACTGCGTATATACTTTTCTGGCCTTGAGGTTATCGGTGGATTGAACGTCGTAGTTGTTGATCACTAATTGTTTGATCAATTTGATGATCCTGATCAGCAGCCAGGTAAAAGAAAAAATAAATAGCAGAGTACTGATTTTTCTGAACCAGGCGCCATAATCCTCCAGGCCCAGTAATTCCCTCAGTGCACCCATTCTTATCAGGAAGGAAAAAAGTATAAAAACCAGAGGGAGCGATATCTTTTTAACAGTGTCCCTGGGAAGGAGATACTTGTCATCTTTCCCGATTTTCCTAAGTATCGAAGTCGTAAATATATAGATGAGGACAAGTAAAAGCAGCCCCCCAAAAACGTATAACAGGGATTCGTTGGAAGGTATTTTCAGGATTTCTTCTTGCATCAGTTATAAAAGTTTAAAAAGTAAAATAAGGAACATTCGGCTCAATACCATAAGAAATTAGCAATCTCTATTTCAACATAGGTAAAGTATTGGAATGAGCTGTGGTCAGTTGAGGTACAAGTCGTATTTTTGGGGGGTTAAAAAAATTGAGATTTGAAAGGAGTATTATTAGTAAATCTGGGATCACCTGACAGTCCTACTGCAAAGGATGTTAAGCCCTATCTGGACGAGTTCCTGATGGACAAACGCGTGATCGATGTACCCAAATTATTACGCAATATCCTGGTTCGCGGGATCATCTTACAAACCCGCCCAAAAAAATCCGCCAAAGCGTATAAAAAAATATGGTGGGAAGAAGGTTCACCACTGATAGTTATATCGGAACGTTTTACGGAGAAGGTTCGGAAAAAAACAGAACTTCCCGTTGCCCTCGGAATGCGTTATGGCTCATTGAGTATCAAAAAGGCCCTGGACGAACTAGACAAGAAAGGAGTAGATGACGTCCTGCTCGTGCCTTTGTATCCCCATTATGCAATGTCCTCATACGAAACTGTGGTTGTAAAAGCTTTGGAAGATCAGCAAAACTATTTTCCTTCCATGAAGATGACAACCCTACCTGCCTTTTACCACCGTCCGGAATATATAAAGGTATTGTCGACGAGTATTGCTGAAGGATTGAAAGACTTCGACTATGATCACGTCTTATTTTCCTATCATGGGATCCCCGAAAGACATATCCGAAAGTCGGATCCTACCCGCTTTCATTGTAAGATAGACGGTAGTTGTTGTAAAATAAACTCCGTTGCTCATCATACCTGCTACAGACATCAGTGTTACGAAACCACAGAGTTGGTAAAAGCGTTTCTCGGGTTGGATGAAGATAAGGTGAGTACCTCTTTTCAGTCGCGCCTTGCAGGAGATCCATGGCTTAAACCCTATACAGATTTCGAATTTGAACGTCTTGCCAAAGAAGGTAAAAAGAAGCTCGCTGTTATTACTCCTGCTTTTGTCAGTGACTGTCTGGAAACCCTGGAGGAGATAGCTATGGAGGGGAAAGAACAATTTGAAGAAGCGGGGGGTGAACACTACAAGCACATTTCCTGTCTCAATGAACGAGACGACTGGGTTGAGCTCATGGCTTCCTGGATTTCCAACTGGGAAACAAAAAATCTACTACCGGTCTGATGGCAAAGGTCTCCTCAGATGATTTAGGCTCAGAATCGATCGGGAGACTCCTGATTAAACAGGCAGTACCTGCCTCCATAGGGATTTTGGTAATGTCCCTGAACATCCTGGTGGATACCATTTTCGTTGGGAATTGGATCGGCTCAATAGCAATTGCAGCCATAAACGTAGTCTTACCGGTTTCTTTTTTTATCGCTGCCCTGGGGATGGCTATTGGTATTGGAGGGAGCAGCATTATTTCCAGAGCCCTGGGGGCGGAAAACAAGCACAAGGCCTTAAAGACTTTTGGCAATCAGATATCCCTCACCCTTTTAGTCACCATAACCATGGTGGCATTTGGCTTGTATTTTGCAGACGGACTTATTCCCGCTTTTGGGGGCAAGGGAGCTATATTTAAGCCGGCGAAGATCTACTATACCATTGTTCTTTACGGCGTGCCATTTCTCGCCCTGTGTATGATGGGTAATACGGTTATCAGGGCGGAGGGGAAACCCAAATTCGCCATGATTGCCATGATCATTCCGTCAGTCGGAAATCTTCTGATGGATTATGTTTTTATTTACATCTTCGATTGGGGGATGGAAGGCGCGGCCTGGGCTACAACCGGAGGGTACCTCTTGTGTTTTGGATACATCTTTTACTTTTTTCTCTCCAAAAATTCAGAACTGAAAATTAAGTCGGTCGACTTTAGGCTCGATCTTCCCATTTTAAAAGAAATAGGATCTCTGGGTTTTGTCACCTTATCAAGACAGGCAGTTACCAGTATTACCTATCTTCTGATGAACAATATTTTATTCGATCTCGGAGGAGAATCGATGGTAGCAGTATACGCGATAATCGGTAGAATGCTGATGTTTGCCTTATTCCCTGTATTTGGTGTAACTCAGGGCTTTCTGCCTATTGCCGGATACAATTACGGAGCACAAAAATATGAAAGGGTAAGAGAGTCCATAAACACGGCAATTACTTACGCTGCTATTGTTGCTACGGTTGTTTTTGTAGGTCTTATGGTTTTCCCGGCCGAGATTACCGGATTGTTTCTCAGCAGTCGTGCCGATATGTCGGCTGAGGAAATGGCCAGCAATATTTTTGTTCTGGAAAATACCCCAGCGGCGATGCGATGGGTTTTCGCCGCTACCCCGATCATAGCAATCCAATTAATAGGGGCGGCCTATTTTCAGGCGGTGGGAAAAGCCGTTCCTGCGCTCTTGCTGACACTTACGCGGCAGGGCTTTTTCTTTATTCCACTCATCCTGATTCTTCCCATTTACCTCGGCGAGCTAGGGGTATGGTTGTCTTTCCCTATAGCAGATACCCTTTCTACAATTGTCACAGGATATTTCCTTCGTCGGGAAGTTAAAACCTCCCTTAGAATTGACGCAGCGGCCTGATATCCTTTCTCCGCTCTAATCTTCATTAGTTGTTTTTTGCCTTCTGCAAGGGTGTTGCGTATTGCCATCCTACTTTGCATAAAATACGAAGCGCAACGTATGTGGAAATGAGATGTTGAATTAAAATGAAGGAAGATGACACAATTAAAAATGTTGCAATTAAGAGTAAAAGGAATGGCCGGTAATCTGGCGTGGTTTATAAATATTAAGGTTTTTCTTATTACAGGCCTGATCGTGCTAGGAAGCTGTGAGACACAAGAGAGTGATTACGAAAAACCGGACAATAAAAAGGCTGTAGCCTTATTTGAGGAAGTTGTGAGGAAGACAACGCCTAAAGTCAGGGGATTGATTGAAAAGTACCCTGAACTCCTATCTGAGAAGGGGTCAATGAAGGAGGAAAGAGTGCAGGCCCTGGAGAAGGAGACTCGAGAAGTTTTATTACCCATGGTCAATGGGACTAAGGCCTTATTAAAATCCTACAATGTAAATGAAAAGGATCTGCGGCAGGAATTTCAGGAAAAGGATGATCCGAGAATTGCCCTGGTTGGGTTGATGATCCTCGCCTCAGAAAGCAAGGAGCAAATGGCAGTTGCCAGAAATTTTGTGAATGCTTTCAGGACCGTGGGTTACTCCTTGCAAGGGGCGACTCTAGAAGAGGCAAAAAAGGATTGGGTGGATTGTCTCATTGTTGCGGTAGGAATTGATGTAGTAGTTGATTTTGTTAACGGCAATGTCACCGAGGCCATCGCCAAAAAAGCGATAAAAAAGATTGCTTCCCGTGCTCTGGGAGCAATTGGGGC
This DNA window, taken from Muriicola soli, encodes the following:
- a CDS encoding FG-GAP-like repeat-containing protein, giving the protein MKRLPNITPSIDHGNRVMRKIAFSIFFIFYGIAVFGQAFFSDVQPQIIDQEVKYGDVSTFHGPGISFTDYDNDGWDDITIPASTTRDFQFLHNTGGQFEIQTLPINSGGIEARQVTWVDFDNDGDLDFFANSDAGVCWFYRNDGGNAFTNIISSSGIAPEQKAYWGNSWGDIDNDGDLDLFLIVRDNDFVDHNLLYRNDGNGDFTDITATSGLYLEAQFTQSAAFLDYDRDGDQDLFLANDKDELPNVLYRNQGGGIFIDVSIASGMDLYMDGMSATVEDYNKDGWLDIYVTNIYPPAFTNSVSGNAFLRNNGDGTFSNIALANGTRFDGFAWGSVFLDGENDSDQDLYVVSHQDGSEGGPSSAYYENNGNGNFNNTSTSGFANDIRASYGNAIGDIQNDGLADIAVINIDDQPISLWENQSSTENNWIKIKLQGTESNRMGIGSFIKIGFGGEVEYRYTLCGEGFISQNSFYEFVGIGMAESIEFIEVIWTSGIKDRFENITPNQMITLVENTNPVENNDLNGVGESRAEEFAHLSVARQWNEALLDAIRNDFARPPVHARNLYHSAIAMYDSWAVFDNAAETVFLGKTKNGFSCNFDGIETPADTDAARQITMSYALYSLLSHRFSNSPGATFALQRFEELFSLLGFDSSFVSTDYSTGSYAALGNYLGAKLIEFGVNDGANENDDYGNQYYQPVNEPLALDRYEESYDLADPNRWQPLAFESFVDQSGNPIAGSVPEFLNPEWGQVVPFALKPSDLEVLNNGFDSYVYNNPGPPVNIQNSDQDGIQDPYKWHFALVASWSSHLDPSDPTFIDISPGSIGNVDMSFFPASFEDYQTFYDFTEGGDMGTGHPLNPFTGQPYEQQLVKRADYARVLAEFWADGPDSETPPGHWFTILNYVNDHPENSKRIAGSGEEVDDLEWDVKAYLALGGAMHDAAINTWGIKGYYDYIRPISAIRYMASKGQSTDSTLPSFHPHGLPLIPGRIELIENGDPLAGSGGENIGKIKIYAWKGPDFITDPTTDIAGVDWILGIQWWPYQRPTFVTPPFAGYVSGHSTFSRAAAEVLTRFTGDPYFPGGLGVFDIEQNNFLVFEQGPSENFSLQWATYRDASDQTSLSRIWGGIHPPIDDIPGRIIGDKIGNEAFALAAEYFNGKVSIASDNFFVKTNGESCFEQNDGSVTVNAVDYYNYELEINGQVYNFTREIVVENLAPGTYNLCLSVKDYADFEQCYDVIIQEVLPMEASSKIESDGLSQKATIEVNKGTPPYELRINGERKGSYDSKIIVTAVEPGDLLTLTSALPCEGEYSELVGPANQLAYPNPTSDILTIPSRTDKSIIEVYTQSGQLVRAFAGNEKISLASLSKGIYLVVLKNEKNTSSIKVIVAD
- a CDS encoding mechanosensitive ion channel family protein is translated as MQEEILKIPSNESLLYVFGGLLLLVLIYIFTTSILRKIGKDDKYLLPRDTVKKISLPLVFILFSFLIRMGALRELLGLEDYGAWFRKISTLLFIFSFTWLLIRIIKLIKQLVINNYDVQSTDNLKARKVYTQFTILERIFIFIVTIMALGIALMSFEEIREIGISIFASAGVAGIIIGFSAQKMIGAILAGIQIAIAQPIKIDDVVVVEGEWGRIEQITLTYVVVAIWDKRRLVLPTTYFIEKPFQNWTKTTADILGTVFLYTDYKVPFDELREELKRILDSTDLWDGKAQNIQVTNATGTHVEIRALMSAKDSPTAWDLRVLVREKLITFLQENYPESLPHSRVFIKDERNKN
- the hemH gene encoding ferrochelatase, which encodes MKGVLLVNLGSPDSPTAKDVKPYLDEFLMDKRVIDVPKLLRNILVRGIILQTRPKKSAKAYKKIWWEEGSPLIVISERFTEKVRKKTELPVALGMRYGSLSIKKALDELDKKGVDDVLLVPLYPHYAMSSYETVVVKALEDQQNYFPSMKMTTLPAFYHRPEYIKVLSTSIAEGLKDFDYDHVLFSYHGIPERHIRKSDPTRFHCKIDGSCCKINSVAHHTCYRHQCYETTELVKAFLGLDEDKVSTSFQSRLAGDPWLKPYTDFEFERLAKEGKKKLAVITPAFVSDCLETLEEIAMEGKEQFEEAGGEHYKHISCLNERDDWVELMASWISNWETKNLLPV
- a CDS encoding MATE family efflux transporter, which translates into the protein MAKVSSDDLGSESIGRLLIKQAVPASIGILVMSLNILVDTIFVGNWIGSIAIAAINVVLPVSFFIAALGMAIGIGGSSIISRALGAENKHKALKTFGNQISLTLLVTITMVAFGLYFADGLIPAFGGKGAIFKPAKIYYTIVLYGVPFLALCMMGNTVIRAEGKPKFAMIAMIIPSVGNLLMDYVFIYIFDWGMEGAAWATTGGYLLCFGYIFYFFLSKNSELKIKSVDFRLDLPILKEIGSLGFVTLSRQAVTSITYLLMNNILFDLGGESMVAVYAIIGRMLMFALFPVFGVTQGFLPIAGYNYGAQKYERVRESINTAITYAAIVATVVFVGLMVFPAEITGLFLSSRADMSAEEMASNIFVLENTPAAMRWVFAATPIIAIQLIGAAYFQAVGKAVPALLLTLTRQGFFFIPLILILPIYLGELGVWLSFPIADTLSTIVTGYFLRREVKTSLRIDAAA